The following proteins are co-located in the Solanum pennellii chromosome 1, SPENNV200 genome:
- the LOC107032384 gene encoding mitotic checkpoint protein BUB3.1: MTAVSQSAGRELENPPKDGISNLRFSNHSDHLLVSSWDKTVRLYDASANALRGEFMHGGAVLDCCFHDDSSGFSASADNTVRRLVFNSGREDILGRHDAPVRCIDYSYATGQVITGSWDKTLKCWDPRGASGQEHTLVGTYTQPERVYSLSLVGNRLVVATAGRHVNVYDLRNMNQPEQRRESSLKYQTRCVRCYPNGTGYALSSVEGRVAMEFFDLSESGQSKKYAFKCHRKSEAGRDIVYPVNAIAFHPIYGTFATGGCDGYVNVWDGNNKKRLYQYPKYPSSVAALSFSRDGKLLAVASSYTFEEGEKPHEPDAIFVRSVNEVEVKPKPKVLPNPTS; the protein is encoded by the exons ATGACGGCGGTGTCGCAATCTGCCGGAAGAGAGCTCGAAAACCCGCCCAAGGACGGCATATCCAACCTCCGCTTCTCCAACCACAGCGATCACCTCCTTGTTTCTTCTTGGGATAAG ACGGTCCGTTTGTACGATGCAAGTGCTAATGCCTTGAGAGGAGAGTTCATGCACGGCGGTGCAGTGCTTGATTGTTGCTTCCACGATGATTCATCTGGATTCAGTGCCAGTGCTGATAATACCGTTAGAAG GCTTGTGTTCAACTCTGGAAGAGAGGATATATTGGGAAGGCATGATGCACCTGTTCGCTGCATTGATTACTCCTACGCAACTG GACAAGTGATAACTGGTAGCTGGGACAAAACCTTGAAATGCTGGGATCCTAGAGGTGCAAGTGGACAGGAGCATACTCTTGTTGGAACTTATACACAACCAGAGCGTGTGTACTCTCTCTCCCTTGTTGGGAACCGGTTAGTTGTAGCAACTGCTGGAAGACATGTGAATGTCTATGACCTGCGGAACATGAATCAACCTGAACAGCGGAGGGAATCATCCTTGAAGTATCAAACTAGATGTGTGCGGTGTTATCCAAATGGAACAG GCTATGCTCTAAGTTCAGTTGAAGGTCGGGTTGCAATGGAATTTTTTGATCTTTCTGAGTCCGGTCAATCGAAGAA ATATGCATTTAAATGTCATCGGAAATCTGAAGCTGGAAGAGATATCGTGTACCCTGTAAATGCAATTGCATTTCACCCTAT CTATGGTACTTTTGCCACTGGTGGTTGTGATGGTTATGTTAATGTCTGGGATGGTAACAACAAAAAGAGGTTGTATCAG TACCCTAAGTATCCTTCAAGCGTTGCCGCGTTGTCATTTAGCAGAGATGGTAAACTTTTGGCTGTAGCATCAAGTTATACATTTGAAGAGGGAGAAAAGCC TCATGAGCCGGATGCCATATTTGTCCGCAGTGTAAATGAAGTTGAAGTGAAGCCAAAGCCAAAAGTTTTGCCAAATCCTACCTCATAA
- the LOC107014015 gene encoding zinc finger protein ZAT10, producing the protein MSIEALKSPTAAELPPLEEIDDDSHNLDSWAKGKRSKRPRIENPPTRDQYLALCLLMLANDDGTGFGKGKGNGTGSIGVEQQEKKPDELKPVFIKEKTEQLLKPVVVKEKTEQLFKCSECPKVFTSYQALGGHKASHRKINVPATGDDDSNPSTSTSTSGGGGVNISALNPSGRSHVCSICQKAFPTGQALGGHKRRHYEGKLGGNNRYIGGGGEGGGVHSGSVVTTSDGGSGNGGGGGASTPIARDFDLNMPASPGWQLDLTIDCGGRTQHPIEQEVESPMPAKKPRLFFD; encoded by the coding sequence ATGTCGATTGAAGCTTTGAAGTCACCCACGGCGGCGGAGCTACCACCGCTTGAAGAGATTGATGATGATTCACATAATTTGGATTCGTGGGCTAAAGGTAAACGATCGAAACGACCACGTATTGAAAATCCACCAACTAGAGATCAGTATTTAGCGCTCTGTTTGCTTATGCTCGCTAACGATGACGGTACTGGATTCGGGAAAGGAAAAGGAAACGGAACCGGTTCGATTGGTGTTGAACAACAGGAGAAAAAACCGGACGAGTTGAAGCCGGTTTTTATTAAAGAGAAAACAGAGCAATTACTGAAGCCGGTTGTTGTTAAAGAAAAAACAGAGCAATTATTCAAGTGTAGCGAGTGTCCTAAAGTTTTTACTTCTTATCAAGCACTTGGTGGGCATAAAGCAAGTCACCGTAAAATTAACGTTCCCGCCACCGGAGACGATGATAGCAATCCGTCGACGTCTACTTCCACTAGCGGCGGCGGCGGCGTTAATATCTCTGCTCTGAATCCAAGTGGCCGTTCTCACGTGTGCTCTATATGTCAAAAGGCTTTTCCAACTGGACAAGCTTTGGGTGGACACAAACGCCGCCACTACGAAGGTAAACTCGGTGGTAACAATCGTTATATCGGCGGTGGCGGAGAAGGCGGAGGCGTTCATAGTGGAAGCGTTGTGACTACATCAGACGGCGGAAGCGGCAACGGCGGCGGCGGCGGCGCGTCGACTCCGATTGCGCGTGACTTTGACCTAAACATGCCTGCCTCGCCGGGATGGCAATTGGATCTGACAATTGACTGTGGAGGTAGAACTCAACATCCGATTGAACAAGAAGTGGAAAGTCCAATGCCTGCTAAGAAGCCGCGTTTATTTTTCGATTGA